A single window of Nicotiana tomentosiformis chromosome 1, ASM39032v3, whole genome shotgun sequence DNA harbors:
- the LOC138904892 gene encoding uncharacterized protein, producing the protein MDVSTYNTKFFKLARYAPYLVPTEEARVQRFVDGLVFHLYTAVALQMKTLSYSDAVERLKPRDVMSMWLVIYIKRPRHEGLSVAVLVKIEEQEIRDNNNNNRLGHHLRDFPQPPRNFNHAFIQSAAPTQITRNTSGATGTGNRGRGAGDHTTVNQGQRNAGRVQARVFAFTRHDAHASNAVVTSVFSIRIKGRDTLADLIVLDMIDFDMLMGMDWLSSCYFIVKYKWE; encoded by the exons ATGGATGTGTCAACATATAACACCAAGTTTTTTAAGCTGGCAAGATATGCTCCTTACTTAGTGCCTACCGAAGAAGCTCGAGTTCAGAGGTTTGTTGATGGATTGGTTTTTCATCTATACACTGCAGTAGCCCTACAGATGAAAACTTTATCCTACTCTGATGCAGTAGAAAGATTGAAACCAAGGGACGTGATGAGCATGTGGCTAGTGATTTACATAAAAAGGCCAAGACATGAGGGTCTTTCAGTGGCAGTTTTAGTGAAAATCGAAGAGCAGGAAATCagggacaacaacaacaacaacagg TTGGGACATCACTTAAGGGATTTCCCTCAGCCTCCAAGAAATTTCAACCACGCTTTTATTCAGTCTGCTGCACCTACTCAGATTACTCGTAATACTTCAGGTGCTACAGGTACAGGAAATAGAGGTAGAGGTGCTGGAGACCATACTACTGTGAATCAAGGACAAAGGAATGCTGGTAGAGTTCAGGCGAGAGTTTTTGCATTTACTAGACATGATGCTCACGCCTCGAATGCTGTGGTCACAAGTGTTTTTTCT ATTCGGATTAAGGGTAGAGATACTCTAGCTGACCTTATTGTACTTGATATGATTGACTTTGACATGctgatgggaatggattggttatcttcttGCTATTTTATCGTcaagtataaatgggagtag
- the LOC104089433 gene encoding uncharacterized protein, which translates to MAIPSAFRERLEQMEQSRNERLSILQSEKELQQSKSQVLASRLSNIASMEQRCLKLDRKIASQYLFISSLKSRLHRLDADYLQNLQKHRDLKDEVDNLEELEKEEQSYYSLGSREMEEFREQVGNFLVECQVQVEELRNHVNELKARFAQLLGNLNHSNNSEIAAAEMRKTQLLATKENLEKNLALNYQLREQLTNLLLSTLMGQNPEKK; encoded by the coding sequence ATGGCGATTCCGTCGGCATTCAGAGAAAGACTTGAACAGATGGAGCAGAGCAGAAACGAGCGTCTCTCTATTCTTCAGTCGGAGAAAGAGCTCCAGCAAAGCAAGTCTCAGGTGTTGGCCTCCAGACTCTCTAACATCGCATCCATGGAACAGCGTTGCCTCAAGCTTGATCGCAAAATTGCTTCCCAATACTTGTTTATCTCTTCTCTCAAGTCTCGCCTCCACCGGCTCGATGCTGATTATCTCCAGAATCTTCAGAAACACAGGGATTTGAAGGATGAGGTAGACAATTTGGAAGAGTTAGAGAAAGAGGAACAGAGCTATTACAGTTTAGGAAGTCGAGAAATGGAGGAATTCAGGGAACAGGTGGGTAATTTCCTGGTTGAATGCCAGGTACAAGTGGAGGAATTGAGGAATCACGTCAATGAGCTCAAGGCAAGATTTGCACAACTTCTAGGCAACCTTAACCATTCAAATAATTCTGAGATTGCTGCTGCTGAGATGAGAAAAACACAACTTCTCGCTACCAAGGAGAATTTGGAGAAAAACTTGGCATTGAATTACCAACTGCGGGAGCAGTTAACTAACCTACTTCTCAGTACATTGATGGGCCAAAATCCAGAGAAAAAGTGA